One part of the Polycyclovorans algicola TG408 genome encodes these proteins:
- a CDS encoding pilin — translation MQNVQKGFTLIELMIVVAIIGILAAIAIPAYQDYIARSQVSEGVVTAGAIRTGIEDFAQAQGAFPDTGVYDAADPGKYFATAVHDESGVITFTMAAVAPTSAAVRSAAFTFTPSCNADGDTITGWVCAAVDEEDTKYLPSGCQGTVVACGAIADGGDGT, via the coding sequence ATGCAGAACGTACAAAAGGGTTTCACCCTCATCGAACTGATGATTGTGGTGGCCATCATCGGCATTTTGGCGGCGATTGCCATTCCGGCTTATCAGGATTACATCGCTCGGTCACAGGTGTCTGAAGGCGTTGTAACCGCCGGCGCGATACGGACAGGCATTGAGGACTTTGCTCAAGCTCAGGGAGCTTTCCCTGACACAGGGGTTTACGACGCTGCAGACCCAGGCAAGTACTTCGCGACCGCAGTGCATGACGAATCTGGCGTTATCACCTTCACGATGGCCGCTGTCGCACCGACGTCCGCTGCGGTGCGCAGTGCTGCATTCACATTTACCCCGTCCTGCAACGCCGACGGCGACACCATCACGGGTTGGGTCTGCGCGGCGGTTGACGAAGAGGACACAAAATATCTCCCGTCTGGATGTCAGGGCACTGTCGTCGCTTGTGGCGCAATCGCTGACGGTGGTGACGGCACGTAA
- a CDS encoding alpha/beta hydrolase, giving the protein MKRTALFVLISSALGYAAVCALLFVAQSSLIYHPRAATAGANTAMTLPVDGATLRVSHRPKPGNRALIYLGGNAEDVSASLAGFSRAFPDHALYLMHYRGYGGSTGQPSEAALFADALALYDRVKTTHTHITVVGRSLGSGVAVYLASQRPVSRLTLITPYDSIANVAAQRLRIIPVQWLMFDKYESWRYAPNVTAATRVLLAEADEVIPRVRSDALMRYFQPGVATLYVIPGTGHNSISQHPDYLTLLRSDP; this is encoded by the coding sequence TTGAAACGCACCGCCCTGTTCGTGCTGATCAGCAGCGCGCTGGGGTATGCCGCCGTGTGTGCGTTGTTGTTTGTGGCCCAGTCGTCGTTGATTTACCACCCGCGCGCCGCGACAGCGGGCGCCAACACCGCCATGACCCTGCCGGTGGACGGCGCGACGCTGCGCGTCAGCCATCGCCCGAAACCGGGGAACCGGGCGCTGATTTACCTGGGTGGCAATGCCGAGGATGTTTCGGCCAGTCTGGCCGGATTTTCGCGGGCGTTCCCCGATCATGCGCTGTACCTGATGCATTACCGGGGCTATGGCGGCAGCACCGGTCAGCCGTCTGAAGCGGCGCTGTTTGCCGATGCGCTGGCGCTTTACGACCGGGTGAAAACCACGCACACGCACATCACCGTGGTGGGTCGCAGTCTGGGCAGTGGTGTGGCCGTGTATCTGGCCAGCCAGCGCCCGGTCAGCCGACTGACGCTGATCACGCCTTACGACAGCATCGCCAATGTGGCAGCGCAGCGGCTGCGAATCATTCCGGTGCAGTGGCTCATGTTCGACAAATATGAGTCGTGGCGTTACGCCCCAAACGTGACGGCAGCCACACGCGTTTTGCTGGCCGAGGCCGACGAAGTCATCCCGCGCGTGCGCAGTGACGCGCTGATGCGGTACTTCCAGCCTGGTGTCGCAACCCTATACGTCATTCCAGGCACTGGTCACAACTCCATCAGCCAGCATCCCGATTATTTGACCTTGCTGCGGTCAGACCCATAA
- a CDS encoding valine--tRNA ligase, with translation MDKTFEPAAVEARWRQSWEADGCFAAGQHAPGDGAPYSIMIPPPNVTGTLHMGHAFQHTIMDALIRHARMSGKDTLWQPGTDHAGIATQMVVERNLKQAGEPSRAELGRKQFLDKVWEWKKYSAGTISEQIRRMGSSVDWSRDIFTMGNPEKPRDRYPEAVIEHFVKLHEDGLIYRGKRLVNWDPVLQTAISDLEVVQEDEKGHLWHFRYPLADGSGHLVVATTRPETMLGDTAVAVHPEDERFKHLIGKTIRLPLVDREIPIIGDDYVDPEFGSGCVKITPAHDFNDWQVGLRHGLRAINLFTKSAHLKRSQFDDIDWGQRAEDPPGVVHTGLQSKPYPPDHQHIPEQYRGLDRFEARVRIVADIDALGLLEKVEDHTLKVPRGDRSGAVLEPYLTDQWFVDLTRKTLEDGRPGGWAQITQPALDAVASGRIQFVPDNWKTTYNHWLNNIQDWCISRQLWWGHRIPAWYDAAGRVYVGRSEAEVRAKHALGNIPLTQDDDVFDTWFSSDIWPFATLGWPEKTPELSKYYPSAVLVTGFDIIFFWVARMVMMGQYFQQEVPFREVYITGLVRDPEGNKMSKSKGNVLDPLDVVDGITLDDLVAKRTTGLMQPEMAAKIEKKSRKDYPDGIAAVGVDALRFTFAALATQGRDIRFDASRAEGYRNFCNKIWNAARFVLMQCEDQDCGLLSSPLPQAGEGQGEGVGAADGSLLRDAQPSLAQAKEGHYSLTAADRWIISQLQRVELEAAEHFKNYRFDLLATALYQFIWNEYCDWYLELSKPALQTGTPEQQRGTRRTLVRVLETALRLLHPIMPFLTEEVWQKLAPLAGKTGATIMHQPYPVADTARIDTAAEADIDWLKTVILGIRQIRGEMDLSPGKPLPLLIQNASDTDRARLARLEGSIRFLARIESVEMVGDDAPESAVALCGTMKLLVPMAGLIDKEAELTRLDKALAKLNGDREKTAARVGNPNFGKAPEHVQQLARDLLAKQDADLAQLAAQRRQIEAM, from the coding sequence ATGGACAAGACGTTCGAACCCGCCGCAGTAGAAGCCCGTTGGCGCCAGAGCTGGGAGGCCGATGGCTGTTTTGCCGCAGGCCAGCACGCGCCGGGCGATGGCGCGCCTTACAGCATCATGATTCCGCCGCCCAACGTCACCGGCACGCTGCATATGGGTCACGCCTTCCAGCACACCATCATGGATGCGCTGATTCGTCACGCCCGCATGAGCGGCAAAGACACGCTGTGGCAGCCCGGCACCGACCACGCGGGTATCGCCACGCAGATGGTGGTGGAGCGCAACCTCAAACAGGCCGGTGAACCGTCGCGCGCTGAACTGGGCCGGAAGCAATTTCTTGACAAGGTCTGGGAATGGAAGAAGTACTCGGCCGGCACCATCAGCGAACAGATTCGCCGCATGGGCTCGTCGGTGGACTGGTCGAGAGACATTTTCACGATGGGCAACCCTGAAAAACCGCGCGACCGATATCCAGAGGCGGTCATCGAGCACTTCGTCAAGCTGCATGAAGACGGACTGATCTATCGCGGCAAGCGGCTGGTCAACTGGGACCCGGTACTGCAAACCGCCATCTCGGACCTTGAAGTGGTGCAGGAAGACGAGAAGGGCCATCTATGGCACTTCCGCTACCCGCTGGCCGACGGCAGCGGGCATCTGGTGGTGGCTACCACCCGCCCCGAAACCATGCTCGGCGACACCGCCGTGGCGGTGCATCCCGAGGATGAGCGTTTCAAACACCTGATCGGCAAGACCATTCGTCTGCCGTTGGTGGACCGCGAGATTCCCATCATTGGCGACGATTACGTTGATCCTGAGTTTGGCTCCGGCTGCGTGAAAATCACGCCGGCGCACGATTTCAACGACTGGCAAGTTGGATTGCGGCATGGTTTAAGAGCCATCAACCTCTTTACGAAATCAGCCCATCTCAAGCGATCACAATTTGATGATATTGACTGGGGACAACGTGCAGAAGATCCACCAGGAGTTGTTCACACAGGACTTCAGTCAAAGCCTTACCCACCTGACCATCAGCATATCCCTGAGCAATACAGAGGGTTAGATCGCTTCGAGGCACGCGTGAGGATCGTCGCCGACATCGACGCCCTTGGCTTACTGGAGAAGGTCGAGGACCACACCCTTAAAGTGCCGCGTGGCGACCGCAGTGGCGCCGTGCTGGAGCCCTACCTCACCGACCAGTGGTTTGTGGACCTCACCCGCAAAACGCTGGAAGACGGACGCCCCGGCGGCTGGGCCCAGATCACCCAACCTGCACTGGACGCGGTCGCATCCGGCCGTATCCAGTTCGTGCCCGACAACTGGAAGACCACCTACAACCACTGGCTCAATAACATCCAGGACTGGTGCATCAGTCGTCAGTTGTGGTGGGGTCACCGCATTCCCGCCTGGTACGACGCGGCAGGCAGGGTCTACGTCGGCCGCAGTGAAGCCGAGGTCCGTGCCAAACACGCGCTGGGGAACATCCCGCTGACCCAAGACGACGACGTCTTCGACACCTGGTTCTCGTCCGACATCTGGCCCTTCGCCACACTGGGCTGGCCAGAGAAAACCCCTGAGCTGAGCAAGTACTACCCGAGCGCGGTCCTGGTGACCGGCTTCGACATTATCTTCTTCTGGGTCGCCCGCATGGTGATGATGGGCCAGTATTTCCAGCAGGAGGTGCCGTTCCGCGAGGTGTACATCACCGGGCTGGTGCGCGACCCCGAAGGCAACAAGATGTCCAAGTCCAAGGGCAATGTGCTGGACCCGCTGGACGTGGTGGACGGCATCACGCTCGATGATTTGGTCGCCAAGCGCACCACGGGCCTGATGCAGCCTGAAATGGCCGCCAAGATCGAAAAGAAATCCCGCAAGGATTACCCCGACGGCATCGCCGCCGTGGGCGTCGACGCGCTGCGCTTCACGTTCGCCGCGCTCGCCACCCAGGGCCGGGACATCCGCTTCGACGCGAGTCGCGCCGAGGGCTATCGCAACTTCTGCAACAAGATCTGGAACGCCGCGCGCTTTGTGCTGATGCAGTGTGAAGACCAAGACTGCGGTCTGCTTTCATCCCCTCTCCCGCAAGCGGGAGAGGGCCAGGGAGAGGGCGTCGGCGCAGCCGACGGAAGCCTTTTGCGCGATGCGCAGCCCTCTCTCGCTCAAGCGAAAGAAGGGCATTACAGCCTCACCGCCGCCGACCGCTGGATCATTTCGCAGCTCCAGCGTGTGGAGCTTGAGGCCGCCGAGCACTTCAAGAACTACCGCTTCGACCTGCTGGCCACGGCGCTCTACCAGTTCATCTGGAACGAGTACTGCGACTGGTATCTGGAGCTCTCGAAACCGGCGCTGCAAACCGGCACGCCCGAGCAGCAGCGCGGCACGCGGCGCACCCTGGTGCGGGTGCTGGAAACCGCGCTGCGCCTGCTGCACCCGATCATGCCGTTCCTCACCGAAGAGGTCTGGCAAAAGCTGGCGCCGCTCGCCGGCAAGACCGGCGCCACGATCATGCACCAGCCCTACCCGGTCGCCGACACCGCCAGGATCGATACGGCCGCCGAAGCCGACATCGACTGGCTGAAAACGGTGATTCTGGGCATTCGCCAGATTCGCGGCGAGATGGACCTATCGCCCGGAAAACCCCTGCCGCTGCTGATCCAGAACGCCAGCGACACCGACCGTGCCCGACTGGCACGTCTGGAGGGTTCGATTCGCTTCCTTGCGCGAATCGAGTCGGTCGAGATGGTCGGCGATGACGCCCCCGAATCGGCCGTGGCGCTGTGCGGCACGATGAAACTGCTGGTGCCCATGGCCGGGCTCATCGACAAGGAAGCCGAGCTGACCCGGCTGGACAAGGCCCTTGCCAAACTCAACGGTGATCGCGAAAAAACCGCTGCGCGCGTCGGGAATCCCAACTTCGGCAAAGCGCCCGAACATGTGCAGCAGCTGGCCCGCGACCTGCTGGCCAAACAGGATGCCGATCTGGCACAACTGGCGGCCCAACGTCGCCAAATCGAGGCCATGTAA
- a CDS encoding FxsA family protein: MPLLMLFVFVATEIWLLVELVNRFGAGPIFGWIFLTGLLGVWTIKHTGLNALRKVQIAAAQGELPQASPLADLMKLVGGLMFLLPGVISDVIGATLVLGGSLRERLAGRLQSGIAKARPDLRRPVILEGEYKAQNDD, encoded by the coding sequence ATGCCGCTGCTGATGCTGTTCGTGTTCGTCGCCACCGAAATCTGGCTGTTGGTGGAACTGGTGAACCGCTTTGGTGCCGGGCCCATCTTCGGGTGGATTTTTCTCACCGGTCTGTTGGGTGTGTGGACCATCAAACACACCGGTCTGAATGCGCTGCGCAAGGTGCAGATCGCGGCAGCGCAGGGCGAGCTGCCCCAGGCATCGCCCCTCGCCGACCTGATGAAGCTGGTCGGCGGATTGATGTTTCTGCTGCCCGGTGTCATTTCCGATGTCATCGGCGCAACGCTGGTGTTGGGTGGCAGTCTTCGAGAACGGCTCGCCGGGCGGCTACAGAGCGGCATCGCCAAGGCTCGACCGGATTTGCGGCGACCTGTCATTCTTGAAGGCGAGTACAAAGCGCAAAATGATGATTAA
- a CDS encoding ATP-dependent zinc protease family protein, with product MEILGYIEKVRFDNPDIELKAKLDTGATTSSLNAINKEPFEKDGEEWIRFDIIDPEDEDNLIGFEAPVVRTVRIRRHDAAPHVRPVVELGMCVGHVYQVAQFSLTDRTDFNYQVLVGRNFLKGHIVVDSGSRYETKPECKPAKGDKG from the coding sequence CTGGAAATTCTCGGTTACATCGAAAAGGTCCGTTTCGACAATCCCGATATTGAACTCAAGGCCAAGCTCGACACCGGCGCCACCACCTCATCCCTGAACGCGATCAACAAAGAGCCGTTCGAGAAAGATGGCGAAGAGTGGATTCGCTTCGACATCATCGACCCGGAAGACGAAGACAACCTGATCGGCTTTGAGGCGCCGGTGGTGCGAACGGTGCGCATTCGCCGCCATGATGCCGCGCCGCACGTCCGCCCGGTCGTCGAGTTGGGCATGTGTGTTGGACACGTGTACCAAGTGGCACAATTCAGCCTCACGGACCGAACCGATTTCAACTACCAAGTCTTGGTCGGCCGTAACTTTCTTAAAGGACACATCGTCGTGGATTCCGGCAGCCGTTACGAAACCAAACCCGAATGCAAACCGGCCAAGGGCGATAAAGGCTGA
- a CDS encoding inactive transglutaminase family protein produces the protein MMKWHVLVLAAMLMLTALGIAGYKWQVLGYPVKPDASIDTWLVEAKLSFEAIGGATRAALNVPVDPPGYTVLDENFISRGYGLSTESAGTSRRAVWTTRRTAGSQALYYRARVVRSTEPRPPEGLPALAKVPEYEEPFGAAVLAVLDDVRARSADIFSFATALVMELNATQPSPNVTLLIDGANTAEEKAALAVQMLASARIPARKVYGLPLVDGARDIQPRTWLQVNNGERWQTLDPLTGAIGLPDDVLLWWQGEAPLFEVTRSRNAVAQFSAIKSVEPALSTAASRSRAEQASLSKVSLLDLPVQTQNLYRVLLLIPLGALLIVMLRNIIGVQTFGTFMPVLIALSFRETQLVGGVVLFTLIVALGLTIRFYLERLKLLLVPRLAAVVITVILLMALVTIASHRMNLEIGLSVALFPMVILAMTIERMSIVWEELGAGDAIRQGIGSLIVAAACYLLMFHPQVEHLVFVFPELLLLVLGITLLVGRYTGYRLTELRRFRDLAK, from the coding sequence CTGATGAAATGGCATGTCCTGGTACTGGCGGCGATGCTGATGCTCACCGCCCTTGGAATCGCTGGCTACAAATGGCAAGTACTGGGATATCCCGTCAAGCCTGATGCGTCGATTGACACTTGGCTGGTCGAAGCCAAGCTGAGCTTCGAAGCCATCGGTGGTGCCACGCGCGCTGCCTTGAACGTGCCCGTCGACCCACCCGGCTATACCGTGCTGGACGAAAACTTCATCTCGCGCGGCTACGGCCTGTCGACAGAATCGGCCGGCACCTCACGCCGCGCCGTCTGGACCACCCGTCGCACCGCCGGCAGCCAAGCCCTCTATTACCGTGCCCGCGTCGTGCGCAGCACCGAGCCGCGCCCGCCTGAGGGCTTGCCAGCGCTGGCGAAGGTCCCCGAGTACGAAGAGCCGTTTGGGGCCGCGGTGCTGGCCGTACTCGACGACGTGCGTGCCCGCAGCGCCGACATTTTTTCGTTCGCGACGGCTCTGGTGATGGAGCTCAACGCCACCCAGCCCAGCCCCAACGTCACGCTGCTGATCGACGGCGCCAACACGGCGGAAGAGAAAGCGGCGCTGGCGGTGCAGATGCTGGCCAGTGCACGCATCCCGGCGCGCAAGGTCTATGGGTTGCCGCTGGTCGATGGCGCGCGCGACATCCAGCCGCGCACCTGGCTGCAGGTCAACAACGGCGAACGCTGGCAGACGCTGGACCCGTTGACCGGCGCCATCGGTCTGCCCGACGACGTGCTGTTGTGGTGGCAAGGTGAGGCGCCGCTGTTTGAGGTCACCCGGTCGCGCAATGCGGTCGCGCAATTCTCTGCGATCAAGAGCGTCGAGCCGGCACTGAGCACGGCTGCATCACGCTCGCGCGCCGAGCAGGCGTCGCTGTCCAAGGTGTCGCTGCTGGACCTGCCGGTGCAAACCCAGAACCTTTACCGGGTTCTGTTGCTGATTCCACTGGGCGCGCTGCTGATCGTGATGCTGCGCAACATCATTGGTGTGCAGACCTTCGGTACGTTCATGCCGGTGCTCATCGCCCTGTCGTTTCGCGAAACCCAATTGGTCGGCGGCGTGGTGCTGTTCACCCTGATCGTCGCGCTGGGGCTGACCATCCGCTTTTATCTGGAACGGCTGAAGCTGCTGCTGGTGCCACGCCTTGCGGCCGTGGTCATCACCGTGATTCTGCTGATGGCCTTGGTCACCATCGCTTCGCATCGCATGAATCTTGAAATTGGCCTGTCGGTGGCGCTGTTCCCGATGGTGATTCTGGCCATGACCATTGAGCGCATGTCCATCGTCTGGGAAGAACTCGGTGCGGGTGACGCCATTCGCCAGGGCATTGGCAGCCTGATCGTCGCGGCCGCGTGTTACCTGTTGATGTTCCACCCGCAGGTCGAACATCTGGTGTTCGTGTTCCCTGAACTGCTGTTACTGGTGTTGGGCATCACGCTGTTGGTGGGCCGCTACACCGGCTACCGGCTCACCGAGTTGCGTCGCTTCCGGGACCTGGCCAAATAA
- a CDS encoding alpha-L-glutamate ligase-like protein, whose amino-acid sequence MYFAWPGKLKRLGVVGLNQRNGDYISQLNRRSDYPKVDNKLITKQLAVDAGIAVPELYGVVETNHDAQRLASLLAPYQDFVIKPAHGSGGEGIVVIDGRQGRLFRKASGQLVTLESLEHHVGNILSGMYSLGGQPDHAMIEYRVRFDPLFKDITYQGVPDIRTIVFKGYPVMAMVRLPTRSSDGKANLHQGAVGAGINIATGVTHHGVFNSMKIDHHPDTGHAIGGHAIPQWDVLLRLAAGCFELTGLGYLGVDVVLDADKGPLILELNARPGLAIQIANGTGLAPYLRKIERDGNPKASVEDRVSYVERTLADTPAD is encoded by the coding sequence ATGTACTTCGCATGGCCAGGCAAGCTGAAGCGGCTGGGCGTGGTCGGCCTGAACCAACGCAACGGCGATTACATTTCGCAGCTCAATCGGCGTAGCGACTATCCCAAGGTCGACAACAAGCTCATCACCAAGCAGCTTGCCGTGGACGCCGGCATCGCCGTCCCCGAGCTTTACGGCGTGGTCGAAACCAATCATGACGCGCAGCGCCTGGCCAGCCTGCTCGCGCCCTATCAGGACTTCGTCATCAAGCCCGCCCATGGCTCCGGCGGCGAAGGTATTGTCGTAATCGATGGCCGGCAGGGTCGACTGTTCCGCAAGGCCAGCGGCCAATTGGTCACGCTGGAGTCGCTGGAGCACCACGTCGGCAACATTCTCAGTGGCATGTACAGCCTCGGTGGCCAGCCCGACCACGCGATGATCGAATATCGCGTGCGCTTTGATCCGCTGTTCAAGGACATCACCTACCAGGGTGTGCCCGACATCCGCACCATCGTCTTCAAGGGCTATCCGGTGATGGCCATGGTGCGGCTGCCCACCCGCAGCTCTGATGGCAAGGCCAACCTGCATCAGGGTGCGGTCGGCGCGGGCATCAACATCGCAACCGGCGTGACCCACCACGGCGTCTTCAACAGCATGAAGATTGACCATCATCCCGATACCGGCCATGCCATTGGCGGCCACGCGATTCCACAATGGGACGTGCTGCTGCGGCTGGCAGCCGGCTGCTTTGAGCTGACCGGGCTCGGGTACCTTGGCGTTGACGTGGTGCTGGATGCCGACAAGGGCCCGCTGATTCTCGAACTCAACGCCCGCCCTGGTTTGGCCATCCAAATTGCCAATGGCACCGGTCTGGCGCCTTACCTGCGCAAGATCGAACGCGATGGCAATCCGAAAGCGTCGGTGGAAGACCGCGTCAGCTACGTCGAGCGCACCCTGGCCGACACGCCGGCTGATTGA
- a CDS encoding pirin family protein: MSNTKALSPGISDSRDCPACPGKPVLQRLATRDAVLGAGLTIRRALPNPERRMIGAWCFLDHAGPMAYGHGQGIKVGPHPHIGLQTFSWMIDGEIFHRDSLGTEQIIRRGQVNLMTAGRGIAHSEDAVNDDPGNLHLAQLWIALPDAVRHCEPAFEHFPDLPLINRDGFQLTVLAGELLGHEAPGRFHTPLLGVDLQADAAAATQVPLRPDFEHGVLVLRGQVTVEGDAIAPGTLLYLGTGRRDVQVSCTESCQLLFLGGAPFEERILLWWNFVGRTQAEIEKATDDWNAGQGFGAVIGSPSPPLVAPDLTGLHLKTR; this comes from the coding sequence ATGAGCAACACCAAAGCCCTTTCGCCCGGCATTTCGGACTCCCGCGACTGCCCGGCCTGTCCCGGCAAGCCGGTGCTGCAGCGCCTCGCCACCCGCGACGCCGTGCTCGGCGCTGGCCTGACCATCCGCCGCGCCCTGCCGAACCCCGAGCGCCGCATGATTGGCGCGTGGTGCTTTCTCGACCACGCCGGGCCAATGGCTTACGGCCATGGCCAGGGCATCAAAGTGGGGCCCCATCCGCACATCGGCCTGCAGACCTTTTCGTGGATGATCGACGGCGAAATCTTTCACCGCGACAGCCTCGGCACCGAACAGATCATCCGCCGTGGACAGGTCAACCTGATGACCGCCGGGCGCGGCATCGCCCACTCCGAGGATGCGGTGAATGATGATCCTGGCAACCTGCATCTGGCACAGCTGTGGATTGCCCTGCCCGACGCCGTTCGACATTGTGAACCCGCGTTCGAGCACTTCCCCGACCTGCCGCTGATCAACCGCGACGGGTTTCAACTGACGGTGCTGGCCGGCGAACTGCTGGGTCATGAAGCGCCCGGTCGCTTCCACACGCCATTGCTCGGCGTTGACCTACAGGCCGACGCAGCGGCCGCCACCCAAGTCCCCCTGCGGCCCGACTTCGAGCACGGCGTGCTGGTGCTGCGCGGCCAGGTCACGGTGGAAGGTGACGCCATTGCGCCCGGCACCCTGCTCTATCTGGGCACCGGGCGCCGCGACGTGCAGGTGTCATGCACCGAGTCCTGCCAACTGTTGTTCCTGGGCGGCGCCCCGTTTGAAGAGCGCATTCTGCTGTGGTGGAACTTCGTCGGCCGCACCCAGGCCGAGATTGAAAAAGCCACCGACGACTGGAATGCCGGGCAAGGCTTCGGCGCCGTCATCGGCAGTCCTTCTCCGCCCTTGGTCGCGCCTGACCTGACCGGCCTCCACCTCAAAACCCGGTGA
- a CDS encoding OsmC family protein yields the protein MKAIAATSVRAAADAAPYRNEVTAGRHTLVADEPASAGGQNAGPAPYEYLLAGLGACTVMTLTMYAERKGWQLGNIDLDLRLLKDKEGATHIERDLRCSAELSPEQWARLLDICSKTPVTKTLMAGATIRTQRVD from the coding sequence ATGAAAGCCATTGCCGCCACATCGGTCCGCGCCGCCGCTGACGCCGCGCCCTACCGTAACGAGGTCACCGCCGGTCGCCACACGCTGGTGGCCGACGAACCCGCGTCCGCAGGCGGTCAGAACGCCGGGCCCGCGCCCTACGAGTACCTCCTGGCTGGCCTCGGTGCCTGCACGGTGATGACGCTGACCATGTATGCCGAGCGCAAGGGCTGGCAGCTCGGCAACATCGATCTGGATCTGCGTCTGCTGAAAGACAAAGAGGGTGCCACCCACATTGAGCGCGACCTGCGTTGCAGTGCCGAACTCAGCCCGGAACAGTGGGCACGCCTGCTCGACATCTGCAGCAAGACCCCGGTCACCAAAACCCTGATGGCCGGTGCGACCATTCGCACCCAGCGCGTCGACTGA
- a CDS encoding monovalent cation:proton antiporter-2 (CPA2) family protein, translating to MAAEGYVPELTKAVSLLGAALVAVPLFRKLKLGSVLGYIVAGVIIGPFGLKLFVDPDAILHVAELGVVMFLFVIGLEMQPSKLWKLRGDIFGLGAAQVAACGALLTGAGVLLGLPPLVAFVGGMGFTLSSTAIVFQMLGERGETATPQGQRVVSILLLEDLAIVPLLALVAFLAPGTVETTAAERSQEIALAVGAIVALVVIGRWLLNPLFRVLAAAKAREMMTAAALLIVLGAALLMELGGLSMAMGAFLAGVLLSESTFRHQLEADVEPFRGILLGLFFLAVGMSLNLLLVQQAWLTVALWVLGLSAVKMLAIYVVARGLRAGHHEGLYRAVMLGQGGEFAFVLFAAAAGNGILDAQTNALLTATVILSMVLTPLMVLLMGRHLKPPAAAHDLTDVEAANGLHGQVLMIGFGRFGQVASQSLLAHGINIAIIESNPDRIRDAANFGFKIYYGDGTRLDILHASGAGHADAILVCTDEATTTHHIVHLLKAEFPLVKVMARAYDRGHALQLIQQGVDYQLRETVESAHVFGEAALRVLGVDEDTARSVAADMRRRDIERLELQVLGDVYSGKDLLANNTLPAAPLTTPRSEGQVIDTAEPKPER from the coding sequence ATGGCGGCTGAAGGGTATGTGCCGGAGTTGACCAAGGCGGTGTCGCTGCTCGGCGCCGCACTGGTTGCCGTGCCGCTGTTTCGCAAACTCAAACTCGGCTCGGTGCTCGGCTACATCGTCGCCGGCGTGATCATCGGCCCCTTCGGCCTGAAGCTGTTCGTCGATCCCGACGCCATTCTTCACGTCGCCGAACTGGGCGTGGTGATGTTTCTGTTCGTCATCGGCCTGGAGATGCAGCCGTCCAAATTATGGAAGCTGCGCGGGGACATCTTCGGCCTCGGCGCCGCACAGGTCGCGGCCTGCGGTGCACTGCTGACCGGCGCCGGCGTGTTGCTGGGGCTGCCGCCGCTGGTGGCCTTCGTTGGCGGCATGGGTTTTACCCTGTCATCGACCGCGATCGTCTTCCAGATGTTGGGCGAGCGCGGCGAAACCGCCACGCCGCAGGGCCAGCGCGTGGTGTCGATTTTGCTGCTTGAAGACCTGGCCATCGTGCCGCTGCTGGCGCTGGTGGCCTTCCTGGCGCCCGGCACCGTCGAGACCACCGCTGCCGAGCGTAGCCAGGAAATCGCCCTCGCGGTGGGCGCCATCGTCGCGCTGGTGGTGATCGGCCGCTGGCTGCTGAATCCGCTGTTCAGGGTGCTGGCCGCGGCCAAGGCGCGCGAAATGATGACCGCCGCCGCGCTGCTGATCGTGCTCGGCGCGGCACTGCTGATGGAGCTGGGCGGGTTGTCGATGGCGATGGGCGCGTTTCTGGCCGGGGTGCTGCTGTCTGAATCGACCTTCCGCCACCAGCTGGAGGCCGACGTCGAGCCATTTCGCGGCATCCTGCTTGGCCTGTTCTTTCTGGCCGTTGGCATGTCGCTCAACCTGCTGCTGGTGCAGCAGGCGTGGCTGACCGTGGCGCTGTGGGTGCTGGGCTTGAGCGCCGTCAAGATGCTGGCCATTTATGTCGTTGCGCGGGGATTGCGCGCCGGGCATCACGAGGGGCTGTACCGCGCGGTGATGCTCGGTCAGGGCGGCGAGTTTGCCTTCGTGCTGTTCGCGGCGGCGGCCGGCAACGGCATCCTCGATGCCCAGACCAACGCCCTGCTCACCGCCACGGTGATTCTGTCGATGGTGCTGACGCCGCTGATGGTGCTGCTGATGGGCAGACACCTGAAGCCGCCTGCCGCCGCGCACGACCTGACCGACGTCGAGGCCGCCAACGGCCTGCACGGCCAGGTGCTGATGATCGGTTTTGGCCGTTTTGGCCAGGTTGCCAGCCAGTCGCTGCTGGCACATGGCATCAATATCGCCATCATCGAATCCAACCCCGACCGTATTCGCGATGCCGCCAACTTTGGCTTCAAGATTTATTACGGCGACGGCACCCGGCTCGACATCCTCCATGCCTCGGGCGCCGGCCACGCCGACGCGATTCTGGTTTGCACCGACGAAGCCACCACGACCCATCACATCGTGCATTTGCTGAAAGCCGAGTTTCCGCTGGTCAAGGTCATGGCGCGCGCGTACGACCGGGGACACGCACTGCAGCTCATTCAACAGGGGGTCGACTATCAGTTGCGCGAAACCGTCGAATCGGCCCACGTTTTCGGTGAAGCCGCACTGCGCGTGTTGGGCGTTGACGAAGACACCGCCCGTAGCGTCGCCGCCGACATGCGCCGCCGCGACATCGAGCGCCTTGAGCTGCAAGTGCTGGGCGATGTCTATTCCGGCAAGGACCTGCTGGCCAACAACACCCTGCCCGCCGCACCGCTGACCACGCCGCGCAGCGAGGGGCAGGTCATCGACACGGCCGAGCCGAAACCCGAGCGCTGA